A stretch of Zymoseptoria tritici IPO323 chromosome 1, whole genome shotgun sequence DNA encodes these proteins:
- the HAF2401 gene encoding transcription initiation factor TFIID, subunit TAF1 (Similar to Saccharomyces cerevisiae TAF1 protein, a TFIID subunit (145 kDa) which has histone acetyltransferase activity and involved in RNA polymerase II transcription initiation), translating to MQQYTGGGLPGYDEDGAEPASFDQTDKAEDAIDYEDFSEDDLPDEEEPTNTGGRGGDDEEEEMRGLLANSIPDALNARSTQPTTNGHDAPPPMDYSAMSPASMTSAEDEDGLDANVALQRRLFKDSRRRNAGEDVLTGPIDTDMELFHTLYPGYEEACAPRFVDLFPSRNVEYKGKAPLKPPKAVLPTKPVLSLLQDQERMFKAVTTTNKAGYESTFNNSIIHLRVGSEEKSDSDDELDAIDFDEDERIGGISMQDLALICQDWDAASIDGISSVEELAERSFEGNLNDGDWDALEQSRPAKKRKVNQGHLDVQLSMRDISLSFEEPERAVAKLAKAVALDLNDPNLLIDEHAPRTKRQLKRMPGDVKRDAALSRDIAKRYNISNDQAYDLLKENHQHKVRSTLGSMAVEHSFPATKLQFPFYKVALDNKAKRAFHRPQLDLKASIGKEYRFQKPKHIKKKNVRGKDAKEVFAKAEDLSLGDNASLLMLEYSEEAPMMLSNFGMGNRLINYYRKKDADDSTRPKLEIGEAQVLLTQDKSPFANFGHVDKGDTVPTIQNGLFRAPVFQHDAKPVDFIIGISSTWEGGDRLYLRNVENLHIVGQQFPLAEVPGQHSRKVTDAAKKRLRALAFRIYTKSQMGRRDKMREFMKYERFNNKGENGGGVWVPQPGNPVPDAETLRSWIRPEDVCLLDSMQVGVQHLADLGLAETKEAEEDKDAEEGSTNLELQLAPWRATKNFLNACQGKAMLTLHGEGDPTRRGEGFSFVKTSMKGGFQPIGESVNDKIASKSKKDNGGHSYNVAKQQKAYDDHIRKIWDAQRESLTNNQEHSDDDMEDIRDADGEDSYGRVQTPRSSFGTPAAFSSRPDDDYMSQFSGHSAGRGDRSLVIVRSGGVDEFGRERPEVRDVITNPAVIREYKKRQMEKQFKDRSIAEFKPTGDAEKDAFAKQQLEKELFRVKRNADRREAREKLKHKHNNNANAAAGSPAAGSPGPSDDGTARKCANCGQVGHIKTNRKLCPMLNGTMKPEDASANGDSSFGAVPAPLTL from the exons ATGCAACAGTACACTGGAGGAGGTCTTCCGGGATACGACGAGGACGGAGCAGAGCCGGCCAGCTTCGATCAGACAGACAAAGCGGAGGATGCGATCGATTACGAGGACTTCAGCGAGGACGATCTgccggatgaggaggagccGACGAACACAGGTGGTAgaggcggcgatgatgaggaggaagaaatgCGCGGTCTCTTGGCCAACTCCATCCCCGATGCGCTCAATGCACGCTCCACTCAACCGACTACCAATGGACACGATGC TCCTCCGCCGATGGACTACTCCGCAATGTCGCCCGCGAGCATGACTTCTgcagaagatgaggatggtCTGGACGCAAACGTTGCACTCCAGCGACGCCTGTTCAAAGATTCGAGGAGGCGAAATGCAGGTGAAGATGTGCTCACTGGTCCCATCGACACCGACATGGAGCTATTCCACACCCTCTATCCCGGATACGAAGAGGCTTGTGCGCCTCGATTCGTCGACCTGTTCCCATCCAGGAATGTGGAGTACAAGGGCAAGGCGCCTCTCAAGCCACCGAAAGCGGTTTTGCCAACGAAGCCGGTTCTGAGCCTCCTTCAAGACCAAGAGCGCATGTTCAAGGCAGTGACCACGACGAATAAAGCTGGATATGAGAGCACTTTCAATAACAGCATCATTCATCTACGTGTGGGTAGTGAGGAGAAGAgtgacagcgacgacgagctggaCGCAATCGATTTTGACGAAGATGAGCGGATTGGTGGTATTTCCATGCAAGACCTGGCTCTGATTTGCCAGGATTGGGACGCCGCAAGCATCGATGGAATCTCGTCTGTTGAGGAGCTCGCAGAGAGATCATTCGAGGGCAATCTCAACGATGGCGATTGGGATGCTCTGGAGCAGTCTCGACCAGCCAAGAAGCGCAAAGTCAATCAGGGCCACCTCGATGTCCAGCTGTCGATGCGTGACATCAGTCTCTCCTTCGAGGAGCCTGAGCGTGCGGTCGCGAAGTTGGCCAAAGCTGTCGCACTCGACCTCAACGATCCCAATCTTCTCATCGATGAGCATGCGCCGCGGACCAAGAGGCAACTCAAACGCATGCCCGGCGACGTCAAGCGCGATGCTGCTCTCAGCCGAGATATCGCCAAACGCTACAACATCAGCAATGACCAGGCTTACGACCTGCTGAAGGAGAACCATCAGCACAAAGTCCGAAGCACACTCGGCAGCATGGCCGTGGAGCACAGCTTTCCAGCTACAAAACTGCAATTCCCATTCTACAAAGTCGCCTTGGACAATAAAGCGAAGCGCGCATTTCATCGTCCTCAGCTGGATCTCAAGGCGTCGATCGGAAAGGAGTACAGATTTCAGAAGCCAAAGCacatcaagaagaagaacgttCGCGGCAAGGATGCAAAGGAAGTCTTTGCGAAAGCAGAGGACCTTTCACTCGGCGACAACGCATCGCTGCTCATGCTGGAATACTCTGAGGAAGCGCCGATGATGCTGTCGAATTTTGGTATGGGCAATCGCTTGATCAATTACTACCGTAAGAAGGATGCAGATGATTCAACACGGCCCAAACTGGAGATCGGCGAGGCGCAGGTACTCCTCACACAGGACAAGAGCCCTTTTGCCAACTTTGGACACGTCGACAAAGGTGACACCGTGCCTACCATTCAAAATGGCCTGTTCCGCGCTCCCGTGTTCCAGCATGACGCAAAGCCCGTGGACTTCATCATTGGTATCAGCAGTACTTGGGAGGGTGGCGACCGCTTATACTTGCGCAACGTGGAGAATTTGCACATTGTTGGCCAGCAATTTCCACTCGCCGAAGTGCCTGGTCAACACTCTCGCAAAGTCACGGACGCCGCGAAGAAGCGTCTCCGTGCTCTTGCTTTCCGTATCTACACGAAAAGTCAGATGGGTCGTCGAGATAAG ATGCGCGAGTTCATGAAATACGAGCGCTTCAACAACAAGGGAGAGAACGGTGGAGGTGTATGGGTACCGCAGCCTGGCAACCCCGTGCCCGATGCCGAGACACTGCGCAGCTGGATCCGACCTGAAGATGTGTGCTTGCTCGACTCGATGCAAGTCGGCGTCCAGCACCTTGCTGATCTCGGTCTTGCTGAGACCAaggaagccgaagaagacaaagacgccgaggagggtAGCACCAACCTGGAGCTGCAGCTGGCACCCTGGCGTGCGACGAAGAACTTCCTGAACGCTTGCCAGGGCAAAGCCATGCTCACGCTTCATGGCGAAGGAGACCCGACCCGGCGTGGAGAAGGCTTCAGCTTTGTCAAGACATCTATGAAAGGCGGCTTCCAGCCCATTGGCGAGAGTGTCAATGACAAGATTGCTtccaagtcgaagaaggacaacGGTGGACATTCGTATAACGTCGCCAAGCAGCAAAAGGCATACGACGATCACATTCGCAAGATCTGGGATGCTCAGAGGGAGAGCTTGACCAACAACCAGGAGCACTCTGACGATGACATGGAGGACATCCGCGACGCGGACGGCGAGGACAGCTATGGCCGAGTGCAAACTCCTCGATCCTCGTTTGGCAcgcccgccgccttctcctcccgtCCCGACGACGACTACATGAGCCAGTTTAGTGGACACAGTGCAGGTCGTGGCGACCGAAGCCTGGTCATTGTTCGCAGCGGCGGCGTCGACGAATTCGGTCGCGAACGCCCTGAAGTTCGCGATGTCATCACTAACCCAGCGGTCATCCGCGAGTACAAGAAGCGCCAAATGGAGAAGCAGTTCAAGGATCGCAG CATCGCAGAATTCAAGCCCACGGGCGACGCCGAGAAAGACGCCTTCGCCAAGCAACAGCTTGAGAAGGAGCTCTTCCGCGTCAAACGCAACGCGGACCGCCGTGAGGCGCGCGAGAAGCTCAAGCATAAGCATAATAATAATGCCAATGCAGCCGCCGGTTCTCCCGCCGCCGGCTCCCCCGGTCCCTCGGAC GATGGAACGGCGCGTAAATGCGCAAATTGCGGCCAGGTCGGTCACATCAAGACCAACAGAAA GCTTTGTCCCATGCTGAACGGCACGATGAAACCCGAGGACGCGAGTGCTAATGGTGATAGCTCGTTTGGCGCTGTGCCGGCTCCGTTGACGTTGTAA
- the SPR3 gene encoding subtilisin-like protease (with predicted signal peptide.), translated as MKSFITFATLWAGFTSAAPVSTHVSGGQEHIVIIDKSHPTPPGVAEVLRRLELNPQHSDVRHIFNNSAFQGFSASMKSHCLDLLANMTDVSMVEAAISVTRGASAPYDTRPDAPWGLQGISTSASVSGSASRLDHTYAYSDSSLGTGADIYIVDTGVYAEHNIFNGRAKMVWSYNQDMSDKDGHGTHVAGTAAGDILGVASKARVFGVKALDADGGGWSSNVVAGIDYVIKAHDARKAASDPSFAGSVISMSLASTGRVEAISQAVNAAISGGIHVCVAAGNNGEDACNSSPASSGGSHGGAITVGAVDIRGKKAKFSNDGDCVDVYAPGVDIVSSWIGERNMINSLSGTSMAAPHVTGIIAYAMANRTLAENPGLMKEWIRMVALPLGNGMLLANNGVQQPGDASPNGMIGQRDVGSVWKMAKIRVPWRFGMRR; from the coding sequence ATGAAATCATTCATTACGTTCGCCACGCTCTGGGCAGGCTTCACCTCCGCCGCTCCAGTATCAACCCACGTCTCTGGTGGTCAGGAGCACATTGTCATCATCGACAAATCCCACCCAACACCACCAGGAGTCGCCGAAGTCCTCAGGAGACTCGAACTCAATCCACAACACTCCGATGTCCGCCACATCTTCAACAACAGCGCCTTTCAAGGCTTCTCCGCGTCCATGAAATCCCACTgtctcgacctcctcgccaacatGACCGATGTCTCCATGGTCGAGGCCGCGATCTCCGTCACGCGTGGCGCCTCAGCTCCCTACGATACCCGACCCGATGCACCGTGGGGTCTACAAGGCATCTCGACATCCGCCTCTGTCAGCGGTAGTGCTTCCAGGTTGGACCACACCTATGCATACTCCGACTCCTCGCTCGGCACCGGCGCAGACATCTACATCGTCGACACGGGTGTCTACGCCGAACACAATATCTTCAACGGCCGCGCGAAGATGGTCTGGTCCTACAACCAAGACATGTCGGATAAAGACGGCCACGGCACCCACGTTGCCGGCACAGCAGCAGGCGACATTCTTGGCGTGGCATCCAAGGCTCGCGTATTCGGTGTCAAAGCCCTCGATGCCGATGGTGGTGGGTGGTCGTCCAATGTCGTGGCGGGCATCGACTATGTCATCAAAGCCCACGACGCACGCAAGGCCGCCTCCGACCCTTCATTCGCCGGCTCCGTAATTTCCATGTCGCTAGCTTCCACTGGTCGAGTGGAAGCCATCAGCCAAGCAGTCAATGCCGCCATCAGCGGAGGGATTCACGTCTGTGTCGCAGCAGGCAATAATGGCGAAGACGCCTGCAATTCGTCTCCCGCTTCCTCCGGAGGCTCCCACGGCGGAGCTATCACAGTCGGCGCAGTGGACATTCGCGGTAAGAAGGCGAAGTTCTCGAACGACGGCGACTGCGTCGATGTCTATGCTCCGGGTGTGGACATCGTGAGCTCCTGGATCGGAGAGAGGAACATGATCAATTCGCTATCCGGGACATCCATGGCGGCGCCACATGTGACTGGGATCATCGCTTATGCCATGGCGAACCGTACATTGGCTGAGAACCCTGGTCTCATGAAGGAATGGATACGGATGGTGGCTTTGCCGTTGGGGAATGGGATGTTGTTGGCCAATAATGGCGTTCAACAGCCGGGCGATGCTTCGCCAAATGGGATGATCGGGCAAAGAGATGTCGGTTCGGTTTGGAAGATGGCAAAGATCAGGGTGCCGTGGCGGTTTGGAATGAGGAGATGA